The following are from one region of the Camelus dromedarius isolate mCamDro1 chromosome 16, mCamDro1.pat, whole genome shotgun sequence genome:
- the CANT1 gene encoding soluble calcium-activated nucleotidase 1 isoform X2 — protein sequence MPVQPSNPPEWNESMHSLRISVGGLPVLASMTKAADPRFRPRWKRTLGGTRYRIALIADLDMESRAQEENTWVSYLKKGYLTLSDSGDRVAVEWDPGHGVLESHLAEKGRGMELSDLIVFNGKLYSVDDRTGVVYQIEGSRAIPWVILSDGDGTVGKGFKAEWLAVKDEHLYVGGLGKEWTTATGEVLNENPEWVKVVGYRGSVDHENWVSSYNALRAAAGIRPPGYLIHESACWSDTLQRWFFLPRRASHARYSEREDERRGTNLLLSATPDFGDITVSRVGEVVPTHGFSSFKFIPNTDDQIIVALKSEEDSGQIATYIMAFTLDGRFLLPETKVGSVKYEGIEFV from the exons ATGCCCGTGCAGCCCTCCAACCCCCCGGAATGGAATGAGTCTATGCACTCCCTCCGGATCAGCGTGGGGGGCCTTCCCGTGCTGGCGTCCATGACCAAGGCCGCAGACCCCCGCTTCCGCCCCCGCTGGAAG AGGACGCTGGGCGGGACTCGGTACCGAATCGCCCTTATCGCCGACCTGGACATGGAGTCAAGGGCCCAGGAGGAAAACACCTGGGTCAGTTACCTGAAGAAGGGCTATCTGACCTTGTCAGACAGCGGGGACAGGGTGGCTGTGGAGTGGGACCCCGGCCACGGGGTCCTGGAGTCCCACCTGGCGGAAAAGGGGCGGGGCATGGAGCTGTCGGATCTGATCGTCTTCAACGGGAAGCTGTACTCTGTGGACGACCGGACGGGGGTTGTCTACCAGATTGAAGGCTCCAGGGCCATTCCTTGGGTGATTCTGTCTGATGGTGATGGAACTGTGGGGAAAG gcTTCAAAGCTGAGTGGCTAGCCGTGAAGGATGAGCATCTGTATGTGGGCGGCCTGGGCAAGGAGTGGACCACCGCCACAGGGGAGGTGCTGAACGAGAACCCGGAGTGGGTGAAGGTGGTGGGCTACAGGGGCAGTGTGGACCACGAGAACTGGGTGTCCAGCTACAATGCCCTGCGGGCCGCCGCTGGGATCCGGCCACCAG GCTACCTCATCCACGAGTCCGCCTGCTGGAGCGACACGCTGCAGCGCTGGTTCTTCCTGCCGCGCCGGGCCAGCCATGCGCGCTACAGCGAGAGGGAGGACGAGCGCAGGGGGACCAACCTGCTGCTGAGCGCCACCCCGGACTTCGGTGACATCACCGTCAGCCGCGTGGGCGAGGTGGTCCCCACGCACGGCTTCTCCTCCTTCAAGTTCATCCCCAACACCGACGACCAGATCATCGTGGCCCTCAAGTCCGAGGAGGACAGTGGCCAGATCGCTACCTACATCATGGCCTTCACGCTGGACGGACGCTTCCTCCTGCCCGAGACCAAGGTCGGGAGCGTGAAGTACGAGGGCATCGAGTTCGTTTAG
- the CANT1 gene encoding soluble calcium-activated nucleotidase 1 isoform X1: MPVQPSNPPEWNESMHSLRISVGGLPVLASMTKAADPRFRPRWKVILPSFVGAAILWLLYAHRPPPGRAPAPNAHNWRLGQAPADRYNDTYPLSAPQRTLGGTRYRIALIADLDMESRAQEENTWVSYLKKGYLTLSDSGDRVAVEWDPGHGVLESHLAEKGRGMELSDLIVFNGKLYSVDDRTGVVYQIEGSRAIPWVILSDGDGTVGKGFKAEWLAVKDEHLYVGGLGKEWTTATGEVLNENPEWVKVVGYRGSVDHENWVSSYNALRAAAGIRPPGYLIHESACWSDTLQRWFFLPRRASHARYSEREDERRGTNLLLSATPDFGDITVSRVGEVVPTHGFSSFKFIPNTDDQIIVALKSEEDSGQIATYIMAFTLDGRFLLPETKVGSVKYEGIEFV; this comes from the exons ATGCCCGTGCAGCCCTCCAACCCCCCGGAATGGAATGAGTCTATGCACTCCCTCCGGATCAGCGTGGGGGGCCTTCCCGTGCTGGCGTCCATGACCAAGGCCGCAGACCCCCGCTTCCGCCCCCGCTGGAAGGTGATTCTGCCATCCTTCGTGGGCGCTGCCATCCTCTGGCTGCTCTACGCCCACCGCCCGCCTCCTGGCCGGGCCCCCGCACCCAATGCCCACAACTGGAGGCTCGGCCAGGCGCCCGCTGACCGGTACAATGACACCTACCCCTTGTCTGCCCCCCAGAGGACGCTGGGCGGGACTCGGTACCGAATCGCCCTTATCGCCGACCTGGACATGGAGTCAAGGGCCCAGGAGGAAAACACCTGGGTCAGTTACCTGAAGAAGGGCTATCTGACCTTGTCAGACAGCGGGGACAGGGTGGCTGTGGAGTGGGACCCCGGCCACGGGGTCCTGGAGTCCCACCTGGCGGAAAAGGGGCGGGGCATGGAGCTGTCGGATCTGATCGTCTTCAACGGGAAGCTGTACTCTGTGGACGACCGGACGGGGGTTGTCTACCAGATTGAAGGCTCCAGGGCCATTCCTTGGGTGATTCTGTCTGATGGTGATGGAACTGTGGGGAAAG gcTTCAAAGCTGAGTGGCTAGCCGTGAAGGATGAGCATCTGTATGTGGGCGGCCTGGGCAAGGAGTGGACCACCGCCACAGGGGAGGTGCTGAACGAGAACCCGGAGTGGGTGAAGGTGGTGGGCTACAGGGGCAGTGTGGACCACGAGAACTGGGTGTCCAGCTACAATGCCCTGCGGGCCGCCGCTGGGATCCGGCCACCAG GCTACCTCATCCACGAGTCCGCCTGCTGGAGCGACACGCTGCAGCGCTGGTTCTTCCTGCCGCGCCGGGCCAGCCATGCGCGCTACAGCGAGAGGGAGGACGAGCGCAGGGGGACCAACCTGCTGCTGAGCGCCACCCCGGACTTCGGTGACATCACCGTCAGCCGCGTGGGCGAGGTGGTCCCCACGCACGGCTTCTCCTCCTTCAAGTTCATCCCCAACACCGACGACCAGATCATCGTGGCCCTCAAGTCCGAGGAGGACAGTGGCCAGATCGCTACCTACATCATGGCCTTCACGCTGGACGGACGCTTCCTCCTGCCCGAGACCAAGGTCGGGAGCGTGAAGTACGAGGGCATCGAGTTCGTTTAG